One genomic window of Candidatus Acidiferrales bacterium includes the following:
- a CDS encoding extracellular solute-binding protein translates to MLKDFKLNRREAAFRFTSNQRLYIIITLILLAAFVLVFYAFPPYGSGGASDKVVKITFADNISEAQQKVIDLFNSEHRGQIEVVPINLPFSKFSTNERKELLVRYFRSKSDRIDVFSVDQIWVPRFAKWCEPLDRYITGEQTGMMTKYAAHTCYNDNALVAVPFYLDITVMYYRKDLIGALPNSEYWSDQLAHSISWQDLFRLRKEMRGSRPFFVFQAAPYEGLSCIYIELLANMNEQISMHDSLRLETPEAEKALQFLVDMVRRHNISPQKVVDFDEDESYQFFFQNDGVFLRAWPGFSRNETLRKNFPVAFSDCAVAPLPHLSGSSPAFVFGGWNLMISKFSTKMAEAIEFVHFLLGKESQELMYEYGGCLPTNDSVYSDTSFVAKHPELKFYQNLFRYGVYRPFSKKYTKVSDILSYYLNLAIRGRLSPKEALKYATSKINSVVVPND, encoded by the coding sequence ATGCTAAAAGACTTCAAACTCAATCGGCGGGAAGCTGCGTTCAGGTTTACTTCCAACCAGCGCCTGTATATCATCATAACCTTAATTCTTCTCGCGGCGTTTGTCCTCGTGTTCTATGCGTTTCCGCCGTACGGATCCGGAGGAGCATCGGATAAGGTTGTCAAGATAACCTTCGCGGACAATATCTCGGAAGCTCAACAAAAAGTCATCGATCTCTTTAACAGCGAGCACCGGGGTCAGATTGAAGTAGTTCCCATCAACCTTCCCTTTTCAAAATTCAGTACAAATGAAAGGAAAGAACTGCTCGTAAGATATTTTCGCAGCAAGAGCGATCGCATTGATGTTTTTTCCGTGGATCAGATATGGGTTCCGCGGTTTGCGAAATGGTGCGAACCCTTGGACAGGTACATCACCGGGGAACAGACCGGGATGATGACTAAGTATGCCGCGCACACCTGTTACAATGATAATGCTTTAGTGGCAGTTCCGTTTTATCTCGACATAACGGTGATGTATTACAGGAAAGATCTGATCGGCGCGCTGCCGAATTCGGAATACTGGTCTGACCAGTTGGCACACTCTATATCGTGGCAGGATCTTTTCAGGCTCAGAAAAGAAATGCGGGGCAGCAGACCGTTTTTCGTTTTCCAGGCCGCTCCTTACGAGGGACTCTCGTGCATCTACATAGAACTTCTGGCTAACATGAATGAGCAGATAAGCATGCACGATTCGTTGCGCCTCGAGACTCCCGAGGCGGAGAAGGCGTTGCAGTTCCTGGTAGATATGGTGCGCAGGCATAACATATCTCCTCAGAAAGTGGTCGATTTCGATGAAGACGAAAGCTACCAGTTCTTCTTCCAGAATGATGGGGTGTTCCTTCGCGCCTGGCCCGGTTTTTCAAGGAACGAGACATTGAGAAAAAATTTCCCGGTCGCATTTTCAGACTGTGCAGTCGCACCCCTGCCGCACCTAAGCGGCTCCTCGCCCGCATTTGTGTTCGGCGGGTGGAACTTGATGATTTCAAAATTCTCGACGAAAATGGCGGAGGCCATTGAATTCGTTCACTTCCTCCTTGGTAAAGAATCGCAGGAGCTGATGTATGAATACGGAGGATGCCTTCCGACCAACGACTCCGTATACTCCGACACCTCTTTTGTCGCGAAGCATCCCGAGTTGAAATTCTACCAGAATCTTTTCAGGTACGGAGTTTACCGGCCGTTTTCAAAAAAATATACAAAGGTATCGGATATACTTTCATATTATCTGAACCTCGCTATAAGAGGGAGGTTGTCTCCCAAAGAAGCGCTCAAATACGCGACCTCAAAAATCAACAGCGTAGTTGTCCCAAACGATTAA
- a CDS encoding glycoside hydrolase family 16 protein, translated as MRIIAAANFVLTSFLLTIVSSCNSKHNPVSPPGDTTGVPQLPGWTLVWHDEFDSSGIDLRKWNFEVNGNGGGNNELEYYTANPQNAYIDSGRLIIQALKQSYLGKDYTSARITTESKGDWTYGRIEVSAMLPYGQGLWPAIWMMPTDSYYGGWPLSGEIDIMEMLGQQANKIYGTIHYGQSNQQRQGTYTLPSGRFFSNEFHLFAIEWDSVSISWYIDSTMYYKTYVGQPFDRRFFLILNVAVGGDWPGSPDYTTYFPQQMVVDYVRVYKKSN; from the coding sequence ATGCGGATAATCGCGGCTGCCAATTTTGTTCTGACATCTTTTCTTTTGACCATTGTTTCAAGCTGCAACAGCAAACACAATCCTGTCAGTCCACCGGGCGATACCACCGGAGTTCCTCAGCTTCCCGGGTGGACGCTGGTCTGGCACGATGAATTCGATTCGAGCGGAATCGATCTGAGAAAGTGGAACTTCGAGGTCAATGGAAACGGCGGAGGGAACAACGAGCTCGAGTACTACACGGCAAATCCGCAAAACGCTTATATCGACAGCGGGCGTCTGATAATTCAGGCGCTCAAGCAGAGCTATCTGGGCAAGGATTACACATCGGCGAGGATTACGACGGAAAGTAAAGGAGACTGGACATACGGTAGAATCGAAGTGAGTGCAATGCTTCCATACGGTCAGGGACTGTGGCCGGCGATCTGGATGATGCCAACCGATTCATACTACGGTGGCTGGCCTTTGAGCGGGGAGATCGACATCATGGAGATGCTCGGCCAACAGGCGAATAAAATCTACGGCACAATACATTACGGTCAATCAAATCAACAAAGGCAGGGGACATACACCCTGCCGAGCGGACGATTCTTCTCAAATGAGTTTCATCTCTTTGCTATTGAGTGGGACTCCGTTTCGATAAGCTGGTACATCGATTCGACTATGTATTATAAGACTTATGTTGGTCAACCATTCGACAGAAGGTTCTTCCTGATATTGAACGTCGCCGTTGGAGGAGACTGGCCGGGTTCACCGGATTATACGACTTACTTTCCGCAGCAGATGGTCGTCGATTACGTGAGGGTCTATAAGAAGTCGAATTGA
- a CDS encoding glycoside hydrolase family 3 N-terminal domain-containing protein, which yields MERAIMTDEIKKRLLKKFFHTVGIIAVFFMPMMLIGFHNEIALGNIPDSVQIDLKVERLLSQMTLAEKIGQMTQIDRRYFPDDSDVKVFNLGSVLSGGGSAPANNIASGWADMCDRFQSFALQTRLKIPLLYGVDAVHGNNNVKGAVIFPHNIGLGCTRDTVLVKETARATAEEMTGTGVNWTFAPSIAVARDIRWGRTYESFGETPELGVMMGKAEIEGFQGSDLSSQPSVLACAKHFVADGGTDGGTNEGNAECNEATLRKIFLPGYIEAIKDGVGSIMVSLSSWNGMKMSANKYLLTDLLKGELGFKGFLISDWAAISRLPGDFSAQVEASINAGLDMIMVPDNYRGFISTVTSLVSEKKIPMSRIDDAVRRILRAKFMMGLFEHPYADRRFTSTVGSAAHREIARRCVRESLVLLKNEQEILPLSKKLKRILVAGKNADDIGNQCGGWTISWQGSSGDVTPGTTILQGIKEAVSPNTQVVYSRDGVGAAGADVGIVVVGETPYAETLGDRSDLSLSREDMDAIENVKKAGIPTIVILISGRPMIIDSVLADCNAFVAAWLPGTEGEGVADVVFGDYKPTGKLSQTWPANMNKIQMKYGDSNYDPLFPYGFGLTY from the coding sequence ATGGAAAGAGCAATTATGACAGACGAGATCAAAAAGAGGCTGTTGAAGAAATTTTTCCATACGGTCGGAATAATCGCGGTGTTCTTCATGCCAATGATGCTGATCGGTTTTCATAACGAAATTGCTCTGGGGAACATTCCGGATTCCGTCCAGATCGATTTGAAAGTGGAGCGGCTTCTTTCTCAGATGACGCTTGCCGAGAAGATCGGGCAAATGACTCAAATTGACAGACGATATTTTCCGGACGACAGCGACGTGAAGGTCTTTAATCTCGGCTCCGTCCTCAGCGGAGGAGGATCAGCACCGGCAAATAATATTGCGTCAGGCTGGGCGGACATGTGCGACAGGTTCCAGTCGTTCGCATTACAGACGAGGCTCAAAATACCTCTTCTATATGGAGTAGACGCCGTTCACGGGAATAACAACGTCAAAGGTGCAGTGATTTTTCCGCACAATATCGGACTTGGATGTACGCGAGACACGGTTCTGGTTAAAGAGACGGCGAGAGCTACCGCGGAAGAGATGACGGGAACAGGAGTCAACTGGACTTTCGCGCCTTCCATAGCAGTCGCGAGAGACATCAGGTGGGGAAGAACGTATGAAAGTTTCGGCGAGACGCCGGAACTCGGGGTGATGATGGGAAAAGCGGAGATCGAAGGGTTCCAGGGAAGTGACCTTTCGTCCCAGCCGTCTGTCCTTGCATGCGCAAAACATTTCGTTGCCGACGGAGGCACCGATGGAGGAACAAATGAGGGAAACGCAGAATGCAACGAAGCGACACTGAGGAAAATTTTCTTGCCGGGCTATATCGAGGCGATCAAAGACGGTGTTGGCTCGATAATGGTTTCGCTCAGCAGCTGGAACGGCATGAAGATGAGCGCAAACAAATACCTCCTCACCGATCTCTTGAAAGGCGAGCTCGGATTCAAAGGCTTTCTTATTTCAGATTGGGCGGCAATAAGTCGGCTTCCGGGCGATTTCAGTGCTCAGGTCGAAGCTTCCATCAATGCGGGACTCGATATGATAATGGTTCCTGATAATTACAGGGGATTTATTTCGACGGTGACTTCCTTGGTCAGTGAAAAGAAAATACCGATGAGCAGAATTGACGACGCGGTAAGAAGAATTTTACGCGCCAAGTTCATGATGGGACTCTTCGAGCATCCGTATGCAGACAGGCGATTCACGTCAACAGTCGGATCGGCGGCGCATCGTGAGATAGCCAGGCGGTGCGTCAGGGAATCGCTCGTGCTTCTGAAGAACGAGCAAGAAATCCTTCCGCTCAGCAAGAAGTTGAAACGTATCCTCGTTGCCGGGAAGAATGCCGACGATATCGGGAACCAGTGCGGCGGCTGGACAATATCATGGCAGGGCTCGAGCGGGGACGTGACTCCGGGAACGACCATCCTTCAAGGAATTAAGGAAGCGGTTTCTCCAAACACTCAAGTAGTCTATTCACGGGACGGCGTCGGTGCCGCAGGAGCAGACGTAGGAATAGTTGTCGTCGGTGAGACACCATATGCCGAGACTCTCGGTGACCGGAGCGATCTATCTCTCTCCAGGGAAGATATGGACGCCATAGAAAACGTTAAGAAGGCCGGAATCCCCACTATTGTGATTCTGATTTCCGGCAGGCCGATGATAATCGATTCGGTGTTAGCGGACTGTAATGCATTCGTTGCAGCGTGGCTTCCTGGTACGGAAGGCGAAGGAGTAGCCGACGTTGTTTTTGGCGATTATAAACCAACTGGCAAGCTTTCCCAGACCTGGCCCGCAAACATGAACAAGATCCAGATGAAGTATGGCGACTCTAATTACGATCCTCTTTTCCCGTACGGATTCGGTCTGACGTATTGA